In a single window of the Nitrospira sp. MA-1 genome:
- a CDS encoding FAD-binding protein produces MMNSAFSYDVLVIGAGLAGMRAAIAAHNQGASVALLTKVHPVRSHSNAAQGGINAALTDRGDMWQDHAFETVKGSDYLSDQDAVEVLAQEAGQDIIALEHMGVIFNRNEEGHLGTRRFGGQKRARTFFVSDFTGQAMLHVLYEQTMQAKIPVYEEWFVTSLVKDDQGRCAGVVAFEIRTGTFALFRARSVIMATGGLGRVYEPSTNALICTGDGMAVAYRAGAPLMDMEMVQYHPTTLKGKGLLITEAARGEGAYLLNSKGERFMERYAPNMLELASRDVVSRAEQIEINEGRGIKGCVLLDCRHLGRAFLQDRLGQIYAEAKTFANIDLAEEPLPIRPGMHYQMGGIKTDTEGRCWDVQGQWTGVPGLFAAGETACVSLHGGNRLGANSLLDTVVFGRRAGTCAAEYANTNPPPTIPDSAMDKDKHLVANIVSRKGPGERAAALRLEMGTTMNRHVSVFREEEGMETALHHITTLKTRWPDITIQDKGQVFNTGLIAALELGFMLDCAEAIIVGALTRQESRGAHFRTDFLDRDDEHWLKHVLLYHRPDSPPHVEYLPVRITQWQPQIRVY; encoded by the coding sequence ATGATGAACTCTGCCTTTTCTTATGATGTGCTCGTCATTGGTGCCGGCCTGGCAGGCATGCGCGCCGCTATTGCCGCGCATAACCAAGGGGCTTCTGTCGCCCTTCTAACCAAAGTCCACCCCGTGCGCAGTCATTCCAATGCCGCACAAGGCGGTATTAACGCCGCCCTGACGGACCGGGGTGACATGTGGCAAGACCATGCCTTCGAAACAGTGAAAGGCAGTGATTATCTAAGCGACCAGGACGCCGTTGAGGTTCTCGCCCAAGAAGCCGGCCAGGATATTATCGCCTTGGAACATATGGGAGTGATCTTTAACCGCAATGAAGAAGGGCACCTCGGTACGCGCCGATTCGGTGGACAGAAACGCGCACGAACCTTTTTCGTGTCCGACTTTACCGGGCAGGCTATGCTGCACGTACTGTATGAACAAACCATGCAGGCTAAAATTCCCGTCTACGAAGAATGGTTTGTGACCTCTCTCGTGAAAGACGACCAGGGACGGTGTGCGGGAGTGGTGGCCTTTGAAATTCGCACCGGAACATTCGCACTATTTCGAGCCAGATCCGTGATCATGGCCACAGGCGGCTTAGGCCGTGTGTACGAACCCAGCACCAATGCCTTGATTTGCACGGGCGATGGGATGGCCGTGGCCTATCGGGCTGGCGCCCCCTTAATGGATATGGAAATGGTGCAATATCACCCGACAACGCTAAAGGGGAAGGGCCTCTTAATTACGGAAGCCGCCAGGGGAGAAGGGGCCTACCTTCTCAACAGCAAGGGCGAGCGTTTCATGGAGCGTTATGCGCCCAATATGCTGGAACTGGCTTCGCGGGATGTCGTCTCCCGTGCGGAACAAATTGAAATTAATGAAGGGCGTGGCATCAAAGGTTGCGTCCTACTCGACTGCCGGCACTTGGGACGAGCCTTCCTTCAGGATCGTCTCGGACAAATCTACGCCGAAGCCAAAACCTTTGCCAATATCGATTTAGCCGAAGAGCCGTTACCCATCCGGCCAGGCATGCATTACCAAATGGGGGGCATCAAAACCGACACCGAAGGCCGATGTTGGGATGTCCAAGGCCAATGGACCGGCGTGCCAGGCCTCTTCGCGGCAGGAGAAACCGCCTGCGTGAGCCTGCATGGGGGCAACCGGCTTGGCGCGAACTCTCTGTTGGACACCGTGGTGTTTGGCCGACGGGCAGGAACATGTGCCGCAGAGTATGCCAATACGAATCCTCCTCCCACCATTCCGGATAGCGCCATGGACAAAGACAAACATCTGGTGGCTAACATCGTGTCACGGAAAGGACCGGGGGAACGAGCGGCGGCGTTGCGCCTGGAGATGGGCACCACCATGAACCGGCATGTATCGGTCTTTCGTGAGGAGGAAGGCATGGAGACGGCCCTTCACCATATCACCACACTCAAAACACGTTGGCCAGACATCACTATCCAGGATAAGGGACAGGTGTTTAACACCGGATTAATTGCCGCACTGGAACTGGGGTTTATGTTGGACTGTGCAGAAGCCATTATCGTGGGCGCCCTCACCAGACAGGAAAGCCGTGGAGCCCATTTCCGGACGGATTTTCTTGACCGGGATGACGAACACTGGCTCAAACATGTGTTGCTGTATCATAGGCCAGACAGTCCTCCCCATGTCGAGTATCTACCAGTGCGCATCACCCAATGGCAACCTCAAATTCGCGTCTATTAA
- a CDS encoding citrate synthase, producing the protein MQDYLPGLAGVPAAKSTISYVDGVQGILEYRGIPIEELATRSSFTETAFLLLFNRLPTQAELARFHEDLTHHRRIKYRITDLLKCLPEHGHPMDALQAAVAALGMFYPVPDVRDDNTRYWTAVRLIAKLPTIVAAFARLRHGDEQIQPRDDLSFAENFLYMLTEKVPAPDMARMFDICLILHAEHTMNASTFSGLVTASTLADPFTVIASAIGTLEGPLHGGANEAVIHMLEEIATIEAIPAFLDHKFSLKQKIMGFGHRIYKVKDPRAHVLQEFAQQLDNRPDGNSLFALARAVEQEMEKRVGPKGIRPNVDFYSGIIYHRMGIDTDLFTPVFAMARVAGWLAHCFEQYQDNHLFRPDQIYEGPRHRSYQSVETRENIST; encoded by the coding sequence ATGCAAGATTATTTGCCAGGCCTAGCAGGGGTTCCTGCGGCAAAATCAACTATTAGTTATGTGGATGGGGTCCAGGGGATTCTGGAATATCGTGGTATCCCCATTGAGGAACTTGCTACCCGAAGCAGCTTCACCGAAACAGCATTTTTATTATTATTCAACCGGCTTCCCACTCAAGCCGAACTCGCCCGGTTTCACGAGGACCTCACTCACCATCGCCGGATTAAGTATCGCATCACCGATCTCCTGAAATGCCTCCCAGAGCATGGCCACCCGATGGATGCCTTGCAAGCGGCCGTTGCCGCTCTGGGCATGTTTTATCCGGTACCCGATGTCCGGGATGACAACACCCGGTATTGGACCGCCGTCCGCCTCATCGCCAAACTCCCCACCATCGTCGCAGCATTTGCCCGTCTCCGTCATGGTGATGAGCAGATCCAACCCCGTGACGACCTTTCCTTCGCCGAAAACTTTTTGTACATGCTCACCGAAAAAGTCCCTGCCCCGGACATGGCCAGGATGTTTGATATCTGCTTGATTCTCCATGCCGAACACACAATGAACGCCTCGACATTTAGTGGACTGGTGACCGCCTCCACGCTGGCTGATCCGTTTACGGTAATCGCCTCAGCCATTGGCACGTTAGAAGGCCCGTTGCATGGCGGCGCCAATGAAGCCGTCATTCACATGCTGGAGGAGATTGCGACCATTGAAGCCATTCCGGCATTTCTGGACCACAAATTTTCGTTAAAGCAAAAGATTATGGGGTTCGGTCATCGGATATATAAGGTGAAGGACCCCCGCGCTCACGTGTTACAAGAGTTCGCACAACAATTGGATAACCGACCGGATGGCAATTCCTTATTTGCTCTAGCCAGGGCGGTTGAACAGGAAATGGAAAAACGAGTGGGACCCAAAGGCATTCGGCCCAACGTGGATTTTTACTCCGGCATCATTTACCATCGTATGGGCATCGATACCGATTTATTTACTCCTGTCTTTGCGATGGCCAGGGTGGCCGGGTGGTTAGCACACTGTTTTGAACAATACCAGGATAATCACTTGTTCCGGCCTGATCAAATTTATGAAGGCCCCCGCCATCGTTCTTATCAATCAGTGGAGACCCGTGAGAATATTTCCACCTAG
- a CDS encoding CoB--CoM heterodisulfide reductase iron-sulfur subunit B family protein produces MKYAFFPGCVSKGACPELYQSVMQVYPRLGIELAEMTTASCTGAGVLQEKDPRLGDALNARTFALAEQQGLPIMTICSTCQGVMSQANHRLTTRPHYLQEMNDLLREEGLTYRGTTTIKHFLWILLEDVGEETLRQHITRPLSGLRAAPFYGCYIQRPTDALEFDRNPDRGKSLERIIEILGAEVVDFPGKTRCCGFPILTINEKNSLAMVATHTRDAQSHGADIMVTPCPLCHLNLDGMQTNAARQEQTSIDLPILHLPQLLGLAMGLDIKSLGLNRNLISPKSALSKIGVGL; encoded by the coding sequence ATGAAATACGCCTTTTTTCCCGGTTGTGTCTCAAAGGGGGCCTGCCCCGAGCTGTATCAATCCGTCATGCAGGTCTATCCCAGATTGGGAATCGAACTCGCAGAAATGACAACTGCCTCCTGTACCGGTGCAGGTGTGTTGCAGGAAAAAGACCCGCGGCTGGGCGATGCGCTGAACGCCCGTACCTTTGCGCTGGCGGAACAACAAGGCCTCCCCATCATGACGATTTGTAGTACCTGCCAGGGGGTGATGAGCCAAGCCAACCATCGTCTCACCACTCGACCACACTATCTCCAGGAAATGAACGACTTGCTCCGGGAAGAAGGATTAACCTATCGGGGAACAACCACAATCAAACATTTCCTGTGGATTCTCTTGGAAGACGTGGGCGAGGAGACGTTGCGGCAACATATCACCCGTCCCTTATCCGGTCTTCGTGCCGCGCCGTTTTATGGGTGCTATATCCAACGACCGACCGATGCGCTCGAATTCGACCGGAATCCTGATCGGGGAAAATCTCTTGAACGGATCATCGAAATTTTAGGAGCAGAGGTTGTAGACTTCCCGGGGAAAACCCGATGCTGCGGGTTTCCCATATTGACCATTAATGAAAAAAACTCGCTCGCCATGGTGGCCACCCATACGCGGGATGCTCAATCTCACGGAGCGGATATCATGGTCACTCCTTGCCCGCTCTGCCATCTCAATCTCGACGGCATGCAGACCAATGCCGCCCGTCAGGAACAGACTTCTATTGATCTTCCGATTCTCCATCTTCCACAACTGCTGGGCCTCGCCATGGGGTTGGATATCAAGAGCCTCGGCCTAAACCGCAATCTCATTTCTCCCAAGTCGGCTTTGTCCAAAATTGGCGTTGGTCTGTAA
- a CDS encoding HIT family protein: MFEDQFFAGWTVLVLKEHVSELFDLSRVARSMLMEEVSHAAQTLAQVFDAKKINYELLGNQVPHMHWHLIPRLKTDPDLLKPVWCVPHEPVGLPAEQLAERIHLLRSALCIDPTQSPWSS, translated from the coding sequence GTGTTTGAGGACCAGTTTTTTGCCGGATGGACGGTGTTGGTGTTGAAGGAGCATGTTTCCGAACTGTTTGATTTATCCAGAGTGGCGCGCAGCATGTTGATGGAGGAAGTTAGCCACGCGGCGCAGACACTGGCGCAGGTGTTTGACGCGAAGAAGATCAACTATGAATTGCTCGGTAATCAGGTTCCTCATATGCACTGGCATCTGATTCCAAGGCTCAAGACCGATCCCGATCTGTTAAAACCGGTGTGGTGTGTGCCGCATGAGCCCGTAGGGCTTCCCGCTGAACAACTGGCCGAACGGATTCACCTTCTTCGGTCGGCGTTGTGCATCGATCCCACACAATCCCCCTGGTCTTCTTAG
- a CDS encoding type II toxin-antitoxin system HicB family antitoxin, whose product MSQTYTAIIKQENGWWIGWIEEVPGVNCQESSRKELVESLRITLKEAVEFNRQEALGAAGSDFEEEKIPV is encoded by the coding sequence ATGAGTCAAACGTATACGGCGATTATCAAACAAGAAAATGGATGGTGGATCGGGTGGATTGAAGAAGTACCTGGCGTGAATTGTCAGGAATCTTCTCGAAAGGAACTTGTCGAAAGCCTTCGAATTACCTTAAAAGAGGCAGTGGAATTTAATCGTCAGGAAGCATTAGGAGCAGCGGGAAGCGACTTTGAAGAAGAAAAAATTCCTGTATGA
- a CDS encoding type II toxin-antitoxin system HicA family toxin, producing the protein MKRTDLLRYLRAQGCEFLREGGRHSWWHNPNLNKRSAIPRHTEINENLARKICKDLGVPSAK; encoded by the coding sequence ATGAAAAGAACTGATCTCCTTCGATACCTGCGCGCTCAGGGATGTGAGTTCTTACGAGAAGGAGGTCGACACTCATGGTGGCATAATCCCAACCTCAACAAACGATCAGCTATCCCAAGACATACTGAAATTAATGAAAACTTGGCAAGAAAAATTTGCAAGGACTTAGGGGTTCCTTCAGCCAAATAG
- the sdhB gene encoding succinate dehydrogenase iron-sulfur subunit, with protein sequence MHTTLRIRRFNPEHDHPSSYYQEYDLEIDPSDSVLDGLIKIRETIDDSLTLRCSCRGAICGSCGMRINGHATLACKTKMISMASEGETIQVEPMNNMPVIKDLVTDMAPFWAKIRQIQPWLQPQGLPPTAEYTASPESMNHLSGVMSCIMCGVCVSDCTVLEVDKTFVGPAALAKAYRFVADPRDAATSQRLNFLNQPSGMWDCTRCMECIQVCPKGVGPMDRIMALRAKGLAKKVPSTCGSRHAEVFTDIIKHKGILDEPMLAIRTFGLKNIGRLLAMIPMVLQSLLKGKVPPLGPLHRPIPGIQHIQRLFKQVRITR encoded by the coding sequence ATGCACACCACTCTTCGCATACGTCGCTTTAATCCGGAACACGATCATCCCTCCTCGTACTATCAGGAATATGATCTGGAAATCGATCCTTCCGACAGTGTCCTCGATGGACTCATTAAAATTCGGGAAACCATTGATGATTCCCTAACACTTCGTTGTTCCTGTCGCGGGGCCATTTGTGGATCTTGCGGTATGCGCATTAACGGACACGCCACACTGGCCTGTAAAACCAAAATGATTTCCATGGCCTCGGAAGGTGAAACGATTCAGGTTGAACCCATGAATAATATGCCGGTCATTAAAGATCTGGTCACCGACATGGCGCCTTTCTGGGCAAAGATTCGGCAGATACAACCGTGGCTCCAACCACAAGGGCTGCCTCCCACGGCCGAATACACCGCCTCACCCGAGTCCATGAATCACCTCTCAGGTGTCATGAGCTGTATCATGTGTGGCGTCTGCGTCTCTGACTGTACTGTCCTGGAGGTCGACAAGACGTTCGTCGGGCCTGCCGCCCTGGCGAAAGCCTATCGGTTCGTCGCCGACCCACGGGATGCCGCGACTTCCCAACGCCTGAACTTCCTCAACCAACCCAGTGGCATGTGGGATTGCACCCGATGTATGGAATGTATTCAGGTCTGCCCCAAAGGGGTCGGACCGATGGACCGGATCATGGCGTTGCGGGCAAAAGGCCTGGCGAAAAAAGTTCCATCAACCTGCGGTTCCCGCCATGCCGAAGTCTTTACCGATATTATTAAACATAAAGGCATTCTGGACGAACCTATGCTGGCGATCAGAACCTTCGGCCTTAAAAATATTGGCAGATTACTCGCCATGATTCCCATGGTCCTCCAATCCCTACTCAAAGGCAAAGTCCCCCCATTAGGTCCGCTTCACCGTCCGATCCCAGGCATTCAGCACATTCAACGGCTCTTTAAACAGGTCAGGATTACACGATGA
- a CDS encoding DUF2891 family protein, with protein MVNVRSDQHYQSWKAFCGARLDYVRILAETVEQSFLRRDTTHPIFCGCIDWHSSVHGAYALLTASRLTGQHRWAEIVDAALTPDCLEAELASLRNGELHHEIPYGFSWFLKLAIEREQGWGNRDLLPLAAEISTQLEQWIFSLPAGEVICHLKQRNYGNLSWALLNLWNWSQWKADQVLIEKLLRFTRMWVVLLDETLPPSYDNVTDEFFAASLQRTRTIFTILPQEESWRWFESFCPEGLSMEPIPTAYTPHSAGLNFSRAWAFWTLFQSTQDLAFRDLYVNHIVTHMDLPQYWRDDYRKHGHWVPQFGIYAIALSFDERLF; from the coding sequence ATGGTGAATGTACGATCCGATCAACACTATCAGTCTTGGAAGGCGTTCTGCGGGGCCAGGTTGGACTATGTACGGATTTTGGCTGAGACGGTGGAACAGAGTTTTCTCCGGCGGGACACCACTCATCCGATCTTCTGTGGGTGTATCGATTGGCATTCCAGTGTTCATGGCGCCTACGCGTTATTAACGGCTTCACGATTGACCGGACAACATCGCTGGGCTGAAATAGTCGATGCGGCACTCACGCCTGATTGTCTGGAGGCAGAGCTGGCCTCACTCAGGAACGGGGAACTTCATCATGAAATACCCTATGGTTTTTCTTGGTTTTTGAAACTGGCCATAGAACGGGAGCAGGGGTGGGGGAATAGAGACTTGTTACCGTTGGCGGCAGAAATTTCCACACAATTGGAACAATGGATTTTTTCTCTTCCCGCTGGAGAGGTTATTTGTCATTTGAAACAGAGGAACTATGGTAATTTGTCATGGGCCTTGCTGAATTTGTGGAATTGGAGTCAATGGAAGGCTGACCAAGTATTAATCGAAAAACTTCTTAGGTTTACACGAATGTGGGTTGTCCTTCTTGATGAGACCTTGCCTCCTTCATATGACAACGTGACGGATGAGTTTTTTGCGGCCTCTCTGCAACGGACCAGAACCATTTTTACGATTCTTCCCCAAGAAGAATCTTGGCGATGGTTTGAGTCATTTTGTCCAGAGGGCCTTTCTATGGAACCGATCCCCACAGCTTACACGCCACATTCCGCAGGGCTCAACTTTAGCCGAGCTTGGGCATTCTGGACGCTCTTTCAATCCACTCAGGACCTGGCATTTCGTGACTTGTACGTCAATCATATTGTCACGCATATGGATTTGCCGCAGTACTGGCGGGATGACTATCGAAAGCACGGGCATTGGGTGCCCCAATTCGGTATTTATGCTATTGCGTTAAGCTTCGATGAAAGGCTGTTTTAA
- a CDS encoding glycerophosphodiester phosphodiesterase family protein: MINTPLHPAHPIRIGHRGAAGHAPENTLASLNLAIKLGVDMVEFDVRRTADGALVLLHDDLVDRTTNGKGTVENLSLSVLRELDAGGGERIPLLEEALACLSGRAGAMIELKVRGIAADVCALVKAADFQGTVIYASFFHEELLPVKRLIGDAFTLALIEDLPIPYTAFATAAQATHVGVAWDTVTPPLVKAFQEQGFKVFVYTVNEPEDIGRMKQMGVDGIISNFPDRI; the protein is encoded by the coding sequence ATGATCAATACACCACTTCATCCAGCTCATCCAATCCGTATCGGTCATCGGGGTGCGGCAGGCCATGCCCCGGAGAATACGCTGGCTTCTCTGAACCTGGCTATTAAATTGGGTGTCGACATGGTTGAGTTTGATGTCCGGCGGACGGCAGATGGAGCGCTGGTCCTCCTTCATGATGACTTGGTTGACCGGACGACAAACGGAAAGGGAACTGTCGAGAATTTGTCGCTCAGCGTACTTCGGGAATTGGATGCGGGCGGGGGCGAAAGGATTCCTCTCCTTGAAGAAGCGCTCGCCTGTCTCAGTGGACGGGCCGGTGCTATGATTGAGCTAAAGGTGAGGGGAATTGCTGCTGACGTCTGCGCTTTGGTGAAGGCGGCTGACTTTCAGGGGACAGTGATTTATGCCTCGTTTTTTCATGAGGAGCTGTTACCGGTAAAAAGGTTGATAGGAGATGCTTTCACATTGGCGTTAATCGAAGACCTGCCCATACCTTACACGGCCTTTGCCACCGCCGCTCAAGCGACCCATGTGGGAGTGGCGTGGGATACTGTGACGCCTCCGCTTGTAAAGGCGTTCCAGGAGCAAGGTTTTAAGGTGTTTGTCTATACGGTTAATGAGCCTGAAGATATTGGCCGAATGAAGCAAATGGGAGTCGATGGGATTATTTCCAACTTTCCCGACCGGATCTAG
- a CDS encoding SET domain-containing protein: protein MEVKLSAIEGRGLFTKVTLRPRQKIGEYEGERITQREGRRRAKIQKWIAIVEVNNGKSIDGAEETTGFRFINHSCTPNTFMRIIGERAEFYALHPIKAGTELTLDYGDSHHNGELPCMCQTTNCRRFI from the coding sequence ATGGAAGTCAAACTCAGCGCCATTGAGGGCCGTGGCTTATTCACCAAAGTAACATTGCGACCCAGACAAAAAATCGGTGAGTATGAAGGGGAACGCATCACCCAACGGGAAGGACGAAGACGGGCGAAAATCCAAAAATGGATTGCCATTGTCGAAGTAAATAATGGCAAGTCAATTGATGGGGCAGAAGAGACAACAGGATTCCGGTTCATTAACCATTCCTGCACACCCAATACCTTCATGCGCATTATAGGTGAACGGGCAGAGTTTTATGCCTTACACCCGATCAAGGCCGGAACCGAACTCACGCTCGACTATGGCGACTCACACCATAACGGGGAACTACCCTGTATGTGTCAGACCACAAACTGCCGGCGTTTCATTTAA
- a CDS encoding ZIP family metal transporter, which produces MNSHYGYAILASLLAAGVTTTGLYVIRRFGAWGQHNASYFSCFAAGVLISVAFLHIIPQALHMNEQAPVYLLGGYLAFHLLNRFIHAYVCDSTPDTAIGLIPLLGIGLHSTLDGVVYAITFSVSVLTGTLAGIGMVLHEFPEGIVTYVLLLRSGFTPKKSWLLAFLAAALTTPIGTLLAIPIIHQINESILGALLAVSAGAFVYVGATHLLPLAEREDRPYSLAAMGAGVLVALGIILTHG; this is translated from the coding sequence CAGTCTTCTTGCGGCCGGGGTCACGACCACAGGTCTCTATGTCATTCGTCGGTTTGGAGCATGGGGACAACATAATGCCTCCTATTTTTCCTGTTTCGCAGCCGGGGTACTGATCTCGGTGGCCTTTCTCCATATCATTCCTCAAGCCCTCCACATGAATGAGCAGGCTCCGGTATATTTGCTGGGAGGCTATCTGGCCTTCCATCTGCTCAACCGATTCATTCATGCCTATGTCTGCGATAGCACTCCCGACACAGCCATTGGACTGATTCCTCTGCTCGGGATTGGCCTGCATTCGACATTGGATGGGGTGGTGTATGCCATCACGTTTAGCGTCAGTGTCTTAACCGGAACGTTAGCGGGTATTGGAATGGTCCTGCATGAGTTTCCGGAAGGAATCGTCACCTATGTATTGTTACTTCGCAGCGGGTTCACTCCGAAAAAGTCATGGCTGTTGGCCTTTCTGGCTGCGGCTCTTACCACACCGATTGGGACATTGTTGGCAATCCCCATCATTCATCAAATCAATGAGTCCATTCTTGGCGCGCTGCTGGCGGTTTCAGCTGGGGCATTTGTCTATGTCGGAGCCACGCATCTATTGCCCTTAGCCGAGCGGGAAGACCGTCCCTACAGTCTGGCCGCCATGGGAGCCGGCGTTCTAGTCGCCCTGGGCATCATTCTCACTCACGGGTAA
- a CDS encoding TonB-dependent receptor, with amino-acid sequence MGVEISKSAHFLWAPLFVLNLSVLAQAEAPLAKISEIDGTAHLIDALEFLKEEESVSIASRYEQPISEAPSNVYVITDEDIRHSGAIDLPTILRRIPGMEVMQVTGADFNVSARGDNQLQANKMLVMVDGRVIYNDALGIVFWKSIPVVLPEIRRIEVLKGPVSAVYGFNAFDGVINIITKSAEELRGTIAQFGGGELGTISSAVVHAGIIGKFDYRLSFGRDQTQEWRDRDHLAFRSNKFNAQTHYIFPDISQLTISGGLVDTNRFDGTLFDADLQKGRPKLGYAQAIYEKGNFLLRGFWNIINDSVGSSNVPLQQGVLVQLADPNGKVNNIPITSNTYNFDAQHAVELILNHRVTYGINFRHITLSSPAFNGFNRENRLGLYVQDEWKIIHNLTTVVGVRYDMDNQIHPTVSPRMALMYTILPGHTLRAGVSLAYRPPPLVQSHASALVVVTPPPPSPAPTPVPFDGSGNLKPEKIVSYEVEYQGWYFNHRLRARSALFFNHISQLISPESTATFATFGNASGHADIYGGEVGFEFLATQWLSGFVNYAYERIDQSFTGLTRRSVPRSKVNVGVRGEWNNGLNGEASFHFVSEATYPITTFSPGLPAGTTIPVSVGSYNLLNLRAGYKFWRQRPPTEYLREAEASISVFNALNDKHKEHPLGDTIRSRVMGWITLNF; translated from the coding sequence ATGGGTGTCGAGATAAGCAAATCGGCGCATTTTCTGTGGGCCCCATTGTTTGTGTTAAATCTGTCTGTTCTTGCACAGGCTGAGGCACCGCTTGCCAAGATCTCAGAAATTGACGGAACAGCCCACCTCATTGACGCCCTTGAATTCTTGAAAGAAGAGGAAAGTGTCAGTATTGCTTCCCGCTACGAACAGCCAATCTCAGAAGCTCCGTCCAATGTGTATGTGATTACTGATGAGGACATTCGTCACTCGGGCGCCATTGATCTGCCCACCATCCTCCGCCGTATTCCCGGTATGGAGGTCATGCAGGTGACCGGTGCAGATTTCAATGTGAGTGCTCGGGGCGACAACCAATTGCAAGCCAATAAGATGCTAGTGATGGTGGATGGACGGGTCATTTATAACGATGCTCTAGGCATTGTGTTCTGGAAATCTATTCCCGTCGTCCTCCCTGAGATACGGCGTATTGAGGTGCTGAAGGGACCGGTTTCCGCCGTATATGGATTTAACGCCTTTGACGGGGTGATCAACATCATCACGAAGTCGGCTGAGGAACTTCGGGGAACCATCGCCCAGTTTGGGGGAGGGGAACTTGGAACTATCAGCAGTGCGGTAGTCCACGCTGGCATTATCGGGAAATTTGATTATCGCCTTTCATTCGGGCGTGACCAAACCCAAGAATGGAGAGATCGGGATCACCTGGCCTTCCGATCGAACAAATTTAATGCCCAGACTCATTACATATTTCCGGACATTTCCCAACTTACGATTTCAGGCGGGTTGGTCGATACCAACCGGTTTGATGGAACCCTATTCGACGCGGACCTCCAAAAGGGCAGGCCCAAACTCGGATATGCTCAAGCTATCTATGAGAAGGGTAATTTTCTTCTTCGTGGTTTTTGGAACATTATAAATGACTCCGTTGGAAGCTCGAATGTTCCGCTCCAACAAGGAGTTCTGGTGCAACTCGCCGATCCGAACGGCAAGGTCAATAATATTCCGATTACCTCGAATACCTACAACTTCGATGCTCAGCATGCGGTGGAATTGATTCTGAACCACCGGGTAACCTATGGGATTAATTTCCGCCATATCACCCTGTCGAGTCCAGCATTCAACGGATTCAACAGGGAGAATCGGTTGGGATTGTACGTCCAGGACGAATGGAAAATCATCCACAATCTTACAACTGTCGTGGGAGTGCGGTATGACATGGATAATCAGATTCATCCCACAGTCAGTCCACGGATGGCCTTGATGTACACGATTCTTCCGGGTCATACCCTTCGAGCCGGAGTAAGCCTGGCCTATCGACCTCCTCCGCTCGTGCAAAGCCATGCTTCGGCATTGGTCGTGGTCACTCCGCCTCCGCCATCCCCGGCACCTACGCCGGTTCCCTTTGACGGGTCAGGTAATCTCAAGCCGGAAAAGATCGTGTCGTATGAAGTTGAATATCAAGGATGGTACTTTAATCATCGCTTACGAGCCCGATCTGCGCTTTTTTTTAACCATATCTCTCAATTGATCAGTCCAGAGTCCACTGCCACATTCGCAACATTTGGTAATGCTTCAGGACATGCCGATATTTATGGTGGTGAGGTTGGGTTTGAATTTCTCGCCACACAGTGGTTGTCAGGATTTGTCAATTATGCCTACGAGCGAATCGACCAGTCGTTCACCGGTCTGACCCGTCGCTCAGTTCCCCGATCAAAGGTGAATGTTGGGGTGCGGGGTGAGTGGAATAACGGGCTCAACGGTGAGGCCTCCTTTCACTTTGTCAGTGAGGCCACCTATCCGATTACCACATTTTCCCCGGGTTTACCAGCAGGCACAACCATCCCCGTGAGTGTGGGAAGCTATAACCTACTCAACCTAAGGGCCGGCTATAAGTTTTGGCGCCAAAGACCTCCAACGGAATACCTTCGGGAAGCGGAAGCGAGCATCTCTGTGTTTAATGCCCTCAATGACAAACATAAGGAACATCCGTTGGGTGATACCATTCGCAGCCGTGTGATGGGATGGATCACGCTCAATTTCTGA